The following nucleotide sequence is from bacterium.
ATCACGCACTTGCGCCAATACGTTATTGGAAAATTTTACGAAATCATCATTTTTAGCGACGAAATCCGTTTCGCAGTTAATCTCTACCATGACCGCAAAATTGCGCGCATCGTTGACCGATGAAAGTACGGTACCTTCATTGGCAACACGGCTTTGTTTTTCGGCTGATTTTTTGAGACCGCGTTCACGGAGAATTTCTACCGCTTTGGCGGCATCCCCGCCGGCTTCAGTGAGTGCTTTTTTGCACTCCATCATACCCGCGCCGGTTTCTTCGCGTAATTTCATTACGGCCGAAGCACTAATTTCTACAGCTGACATATTTTTATAAAACTCCTGTTCCGAGGTTTGTAAAATTCCGGTGCACGGAATTAATCTTCTTTTTTCACTTCTTTTTTACCGAGACGCTTTTTGTTGAAATTCGTCTCTTCATACTTCATACGGGTTTCATCTTTGACCCGTTCTTCATCCACTTCGGCGATTTCTTTTTCTTTAGCAGCAGCTACGGCGTGTTGGTTGGCTTCCGCAACGGCATCGGCTATAGTTTTGGTGATCGCTTCGATGGATTTGGTCGCGTCATCGTTACCTGGAATTACGTGCTGAACTGTATCCGGATCGCAATTGGTATCCACGATAGC
It contains:
- the tsf gene encoding translation elongation factor Ts; amino-acid sequence: MSAVEISASAVMKLREETGAGMMECKKALTEAGGDAAKAVEILRERGLKKSAEKQSRVANEGTVLSSVNDARNFAVMVEINCETDFVAKNDDFVKFSNNVLAQVRD